CGGCACGCCGCGGAAGCCCGGCGCACCGCGCAAGCAGGCGCCGTCGACGGATGCCTCGGAGCCGCTCGGCCCCGAGGCGGAACGCCTGCCCGCGGCATCCGCCACCGCCTGACCCGCCGCGAACGTTCGTCGCGCGGACTCGCGCGACGCTCCCCAACACCCGTGCCACAGCACACGGGAGGAAAGGAACACATGAAGAAGCGCATGCTCACCGGAGCACTTGCACTCGGAGCGGTCTCCGCTCTGGCACTCAGCGGCTGCGCCGCCGGCGCCGAAGCCGAGACCCTCGAGAACGGCGACCAGAAGGACGTCACCATCGCCGTGTTCAACGGCTGGGACGAGGGAGTCGCCGCGAGCGAGCTCTGGAAGGCCGTGCTCACCGAGCAGGGGTACGACGTGACGCTCGAGTACGCCGACCCCGCGCCCGTCTACACCGGTCTCACGACCGACGACTACGACGTGACCCTCGACACGTGGCTGCCGATCACCCACGCCGACTACATCGAGCAGTACGGCGACGACCTCGTCGACCTCGGCGCATGGAATGAGGACGCCAAGCTCACCATCGCGGTGAACGAGGACGCCCCGATCGACTCCCTCGAGGAGCTCGCCGCGAACGCCGATCTCTTCGGCAACCAGCTCGTCGGCATCGAGCCGGGCTCGGGCCTGAACCGGGTCACGACCGATGAGGTCATCCCGACGTACGGCCTCGACTCGATGGATTACGTGACGAGCTCCACGCCCGCGATGCTCGCCGAGCTGACGGCGGCCACGAAGAACGGCGAGAACATCGCCGTGACGCTCTGGCGCCCGCACTGGGCCTACGACGCGTTCCCGCTGAAGGACCTCGAGGATCCCGAGGGCACGCTCGGCGATGCCGAGGGCATCCACTCCTTCGGCGGCAAGAGCTTCGAGGAGAACTACCCGACTCTCGCCGGCTGGCTGAAGGACTTCCAGATGGATTCGGAGCTGCTCTTCTCGCTCGAGAACGCCATGTTCAACAGCGACGCCGACTCCGACGACTACGCGCCGGTCGTCGAGCAGTGGATCGCCGACAACCGCGACTACGTCGACACGCTGACGAAGTAGCTCGAGAGCGCCACGCGAACAGGCGGGTGAACAGAAGGGGCGGATGCCGCAGCATCCGCCCCCGCTGTTTCACCCGCCTTCGTCGTGCAGCGAGTGCAGCTAGCCCGCCGGCGGCGCCCCACCGGCCGCGGCCCCCGGTGTCGCCGGAGCATCCGCCGCGTTCGCGGCGGCGGGCGGATTCACGAGCACGTCGTCGAACGTCGACTTCTCGTCTGCGGTGCGCTGGTCCCATGACGGTTTCCGCGCTGCATAGAAGATGAGCGGGGGCACGCCCAGCGCGAGCACGACCACTCCGACGAGCACGGGATAGGTCCAACCGGGAGCACCGCCGCCGAAGCCCTCGGGCGGGATGAAGCCGAGGATGAACGCCGCCAGACAGGCGACGAACCCGATGGTCGCGACCACGTACATCGCAGGCACCCGGTAGGTGCGCACGACGTGCGGCTGCTTCGCCCGCAGCCGCATGGCCGCGGCGAACATCATCATGTACATGATGAGGTAGAGCGCCGCCGCCATGTCGACGAGCAGGATGAACGCCGTGTTGATGTTCGGCACGAAGAGGAACAACGACGCGAGCAGCGTCACGACGATGCCCTGCACGGTGAGGATGCCGACCTGCACGCCCGCCTTGTTGCGCTTCTGGAGGAACACCGGGAGGTACCCGCTGCGCGCAGCCGCGAGGAGGCCGCGTGACGGACCCGCGATCCAGGTCACGACCGAGGCGAACGCGCCGAGCGCGATGAGCAGCGACAGCACCGGCGTGAGCCACGACACCCCGAAGGCGTCGAAGTAGGCCTGGAAGGCGAGGTTGATGCCGGTCGTGAGCCCGAGCTTGTCGGACGGCACGACCAGGCCGATCGCGATCGTCGGAATGATGAAGATGCCGAGGATCAGGATCGACGCGATGAGCACCGTCCTCGGGTACTCCTTGCCCGGGTTCTTCAGGTCGTTCGCGTGCACCGCGTTGACCTCCATGCCGGCGTACGCGAGCACGTTCGACACGATGAGCACGATCGAGGCGAGCCCCGTGAACGGCGGGATGACCGATGCCGCCGTCAGCGGGATCTGGCTGGTCTGGCCGGTGGACACCCAGATGATGCCGAAGATGATCAGCAGCAGGCCCGGGAAGATCGTTCCGGCGAGTCCGCTCCATGAGCCGACCTTGGCGAAGAGGTTGCCGCCCTTCAGGGTGATGAACGTCGAGAACCAGTACAGCACCAGGATCACGATCGCCGTGTAGAGCCCCGAGTTCGCGAGGTTCGGATCGAGGAACACGAACGCGAGCGACGCCGCGATGAATGCGATCTGGGTCGGGTACCAGACGACGTTCTGCACCCACTGCAGCCAGATCGCCTGGAATCCCCACTTGCCGCCGAACGCCTCGCGCACCCACGTGAACACGCCGCCCTTCCACCCGGTCGCGAGCTCCGCCGCGACGAGCGCCGTCGGCACGAGGAAGAAGATCGCGGGGATGATGAACAGCGTGATCGACCCGAGTCCGTAGCCGGCCATGGCGGGCAGGCTCCGCAGGGAGGCGACCGCGACGACGGTCAGGATCGCCAGCTGCATGAGCGACATGAACTTCTGCGAGGTCACGCCCGGTGCGCCGATCGCCGGCTTGTGCGGGACCGTGTCGAACGGATGCGCCTTCACATGCCCGGGCGACGGCGCGACGGTGCCGTCAGCGCGTTTGGGCGCTGCCGACCCGGCCGGGCTGCTTCCCCGCTCGGTGATGTCGGTCATGAGTCACCTCAGTGCGTGAAGGAGGACACTTGGCCCTCGATCGGCATGGGCGACTCGAGGGCATCGAGGAACTCGGTGGCCTCCTGGATGTCGAGGAGCAGCGACTCGGCGAGGTTCCGGCTCAGTCCGTTGCGGACGACGATGCGCTGCACGACGAGGTCCGAGATGTCGTCGGGCATCGGGTACGCGGGGATGAGCCAGCCCTTCAGGCGCAGACGCTCCGAGAGGTGGTACAGGTTCCAGTTCTCGGTGTGGCCCTTCTTGAGCTGCCACGCGAAGACCGGGATGTCGGTGCCGTCGTTCCAGAGTTCGAACGCGTCCATCTTCGCGATCTCGCCCGAGAGGTACACCGCGACATCCTGCGACGCCTGCTGCACCTTGCGGTAGCCGTCCCAGCCGAGGCGGAGGAAGAGGTAGTACTGCAGCAGGACCTGCGCGCCCGGTCGAGAGAAGTTGAGCGCGAAGCTGGGCATGTGGCCGCCGAGGTAGGTGACATCGAATACGAGGTCCTTCGGCAGGTCATCGACCGTGCGCCAGACCACCCACCCGAGTCCCGGGTAGACGAGCCCGTACTTGTGGGCGGAGGTGCTGATCGACACGACCCGGTCGACGCGGAAGTCCCACTCGAGATCGGGCTGGAGGAACGGGGCGACCATGCCCCCGGAAGCCCCGTCGACGTGGATCTTCACATCGAGCCCGGTCTTCTCCTGGATCGCGTCGAGTGCCTTCGAGATCTGGGCGACCGGCTCGTACATGCCGGTGTAGGTCACGCCCATGATCGCGACCACGCCGATCGTGTTCTCATCGACGTACTTGTCGAGGTCGTGGCCGTCGAGCACCTTGTGCTCGTCGCTGATCGGCACGTAGCGCGCTTCCACGTCCCAGTAGTTGCAGAACTTCTCCCAGCACACCTGCACCGCGCTCGAGAGGATGAGGTTCGGCTTCTCGGTCGACTTGCCCTCGGCGCGGCGCCTCTGCTGCCAGCGGCGCTTCAGCGCGAGACCGCCGAGCATGCACGCCTCGGACGAACCGATGGTGGAGGTGCCGATCGCGCCCTCCGCGCTCGGCGCGTTCCAGAGGCTCGCGATCATCTTCCAGCATCGCGTCTCGATCGCGGCGGTCTGCGGGTACTCGTCCTTGTCGATCATGTTCTTGTCCGCGGTCTCCGCGTACAACTGGGTCGCGTGCGTATCCATCCACGTGCCGACGAACGTCGCCAGGTTCAGGCGTGCGTTCCCGTCGAGCATGGCTTCGTCGTGGACGATCTGGTATGCGGTCTCGGGCAGTGACTCGCCGTCGGGAATCCGGTCCAGCGGGAAGTCCGTCGCCTCGCCCTCCCGCGCGAAGATCGGGTTCAGCTGGTTGCGATCCCCGATTCCGGCGAACGCGTGTCGCGAACGATCCGGCGTGATCGGTTCGTTGCTGCCGCTGCCCGAATGGGATCGTGGCTTGAGATCGGTCATGGTGGTCCCCCCGCGTTCTGCTTCGTCGTGCATGAACATGGGCGCGTCTGAGACGGCAGAGTGGGTGTCGACCCCCAGAAGACGGCCCAAACTCCGAGTGTGGCCCCCCTCGGCGAGGGGCGTCAATAGTGCAGATCGAGTGAGACCGATACGACGGGGAACCGTCGGGCTGCGTTCGCCGAGCGTTCCCGGCCGCTCATCGATCGATGGCTAGAGTTGCAGCATGGCGGCTCCAGAGCAGCGCATCGGCGCCCGCGTACCCCGGCCTCGGCGGCTGCGTCGGGAGGCCTGGGGCTTCGCCGTGGGCTCCCTCTGCTTCCTCGTCGGCGCCATCCCGTTCTACGCGGAGTGGGTGGGCGGCGTCGGGGTCGGCATCACCTTCTTCGTCGGCTCGGTCTTCTTCACGCTCGCCGCATTCATCCAGCTGAGCCTCAGCGGCCGCCGCGTTCCGAGAGGCGGCACCAGCCACGCCGACTTCTGGGACTGGTGGGCAGCGGCGGTGCAGTTCGCCGGCACGCTCTGCTTCAACGTGAGCACCGCGGTCGCGCTCGCCGCGGCCGTCGCAGACCCGACGAAGCTCGGTGCGGGTTGGCGGCCCGACGCGTTCGGCTCGGTCGCATTCCTCGCAGCGAGCGCCTTCGCGATCATGGCGACGAAGGATCGCGGCCAGCTCTGGGACCGCGACGCCCGCACCTGGCACGGCACGTGGCTCAACATGCTCGGCTCGATCGCGTTCGCCGTCTCGGCGGTCGGCGCCTACGTCGATCCCGACACCGGCACGCTCACGAGCATGTTCTGGGCGAACCTCGGCACCCTCCTCGGCGCGCTGTGCTTCCTCTTGGCGGCACTCCTCTCGCGTCGCACGATCGGCGAAGAGCCCGCGCCCACCGAGTGACGACGGGCCTGCGGCATCCGCTCGGTTCGGGCTCGTGTGCGGTTGTCCCTGCCCGATCTGGTAAGCTGGCTCGTTGGCTGGGCACTTCCACTGCCCATGCCGCGACACTCCCCATCGAAACCACGCGAGAAATCGCGGGCTTCCGCATGGGGAAGGTCAGCAGACAAGAGACCTTGGGAGGGGCATCCGCCCCTCGGTATTGGAGGAAACCAATGGCAGCAGTGTGCCAGGTGACTGGAGCCGTTCCCGGCTTCGGGCACAACATCTCGCACTCGCACCGCCGGACGAAGCGCCGCTTCGACCCGAACGTGCAGAAGAAGACCTATTTCGTGCCGTCGCTGCGTCGCAGCATCACCATCAACGTGTCCGCCAAGGGCATCAAGGTGATCGACGCTCGTGGCATTGAGGCAGTGGTCAAGGACATGCAGGCACGTGGGGTGAAGCTCTAATGGCGAAGGCACAGGACATCCGGCCGATCATCAAGCTTCGGTCGACCGCCGGCACCGGGTACACCTACGTGACCCGCAAGAACCGCCGCAACAACCCCGACCGCCTCGTGCTCAAGAAGTACGACCCTGTAGTGCGCAAGCACGTCGACTTCCGAGAGGAGCGCTAAGAATGGCGAAGAAGAGCAAGATCGCGCGCAACGAACAGCGCAAGGTGATCGTCGAGCGGTACGCCGCGAAGCGCCTCGAGCTGAAGAAGGCGCTCGTCGACCCCAACGGCACCGACGAGAGCCGTGAGGCCGCTCGCAAGGGCCTGCAGAAGCTTCCCCGCAACGCGTCGCCGGTTCGCCTGCGCTCGCGTGACGCCATCGACGGCCGCCCCCGTGGTGTGCTCACGAAGTTCGGTGTCTCGCGTGTCCGCTTCCGCGACATGGCGCACCGTGGCGAGCTGCCCGGCATCACCAAGTCGAGCTGGTAGTCACGTAGCTTCACGCTTCACCGAGAGGGGCGTCCGGGGTCTCCCCGGGCGCCCCTCTCGCGTACCCGGCGCCGTCCGGCGAGACGCGAATCGATCGAGTATCGCGCGACACGCCGGAGCGAAGGTGCTCGAAACGGCCGGAAATCCGCGGGATTCCGCGGAACTCTGTTACATTCGAGGCGGCCTGATCGGCCACCGGGGGCGGTTGAACGATCGTTCCCAGGAACTCACCAAATGCTGTACCGAACAGCGAACGTCCGAGGAGGACATTCAATGGCTGACAAGTCGCTCAACAAGACCGAGCTCGTCGCGAAGGTCGCAGCGTCGACCGGACAGAGCCAGGCCACCGTCGACGCCGTTCTCGGCGGCCTCTTCGAGGCGCTCGCCGAGTCCGTCGGCTCGGGCACCAAGGTCTCCATCCCGGGCTGGCTCGCCGTCGAGCGCACGCACCGCGCTGCGCGCACGGGCCGCAACCCGCAGACCGGTGCCGAGATCCAGATCCCGGCCGGCTACTCGGTCAAGGTCTCGGCCGGCTCGAAGCTCAAGGCTGCTGCGAAGTAACTGCGACTTCCCGAAGGGGCGTACGGCGTGAGCCGTGCGCCCCTTCGTCGTCTCCGCCGGGCGCCCGCTCTGGGCGGACGCACGGGCACGGCCGTCTAGGCTGGTTCGGTGCCCCGCTCCGTTCGAGTGCTCGGCCCTGCCGCACTCATCGCCGTCGCCCTCGCCGCGACATTCGCCGGCCTCGCCTACGGCGGGGGCGCGGCCGAACAGCTGATCCAGGACCCCGGGCCCCTCGCCCGCTTCGGCGTGCCCGTCGCGAAGCTCTTCGTGAAC
The DNA window shown above is from Agromyces cerinus and carries:
- the rpmG gene encoding 50S ribosomal protein L33, coding for MAKAQDIRPIIKLRSTAGTGYTYVTRKNRRNNPDRLVLKKYDPVVRKHVDFREER
- the rpsN gene encoding 30S ribosomal protein S14, encoding MAKKSKIARNEQRKVIVERYAAKRLELKKALVDPNGTDESREAARKGLQKLPRNASPVRLRSRDAIDGRPRGVLTKFGVSRVRFRDMAHRGELPGITKSSW
- a CDS encoding HU family DNA-binding protein, which encodes MADKSLNKTELVAKVAASTGQSQATVDAVLGGLFEALAESVGSGTKVSIPGWLAVERTHRAARTGRNPQTGAEIQIPAGYSVKVSAGSKLKAAAK
- a CDS encoding glutamate decarboxylase — its product is MTDLKPRSHSGSGSNEPITPDRSRHAFAGIGDRNQLNPIFAREGEATDFPLDRIPDGESLPETAYQIVHDEAMLDGNARLNLATFVGTWMDTHATQLYAETADKNMIDKDEYPQTAAIETRCWKMIASLWNAPSAEGAIGTSTIGSSEACMLGGLALKRRWQQRRRAEGKSTEKPNLILSSAVQVCWEKFCNYWDVEARYVPISDEHKVLDGHDLDKYVDENTIGVVAIMGVTYTGMYEPVAQISKALDAIQEKTGLDVKIHVDGASGGMVAPFLQPDLEWDFRVDRVVSISTSAHKYGLVYPGLGWVVWRTVDDLPKDLVFDVTYLGGHMPSFALNFSRPGAQVLLQYYLFLRLGWDGYRKVQQASQDVAVYLSGEIAKMDAFELWNDGTDIPVFAWQLKKGHTENWNLYHLSERLRLKGWLIPAYPMPDDISDLVVQRIVVRNGLSRNLAESLLLDIQEATEFLDALESPMPIEGQVSSFTH
- a CDS encoding amino acid permease, with amino-acid sequence MTDITERGSSPAGSAAPKRADGTVAPSPGHVKAHPFDTVPHKPAIGAPGVTSQKFMSLMQLAILTVVAVASLRSLPAMAGYGLGSITLFIIPAIFFLVPTALVAAELATGWKGGVFTWVREAFGGKWGFQAIWLQWVQNVVWYPTQIAFIAASLAFVFLDPNLANSGLYTAIVILVLYWFSTFITLKGGNLFAKVGSWSGLAGTIFPGLLLIIFGIIWVSTGQTSQIPLTAASVIPPFTGLASIVLIVSNVLAYAGMEVNAVHANDLKNPGKEYPRTVLIASILILGIFIIPTIAIGLVVPSDKLGLTTGINLAFQAYFDAFGVSWLTPVLSLLIALGAFASVVTWIAGPSRGLLAAARSGYLPVFLQKRNKAGVQVGILTVQGIVVTLLASLFLFVPNINTAFILLVDMAAALYLIMYMMMFAAAMRLRAKQPHVVRTYRVPAMYVVATIGFVACLAAFILGFIPPEGFGGGAPGWTYPVLVGVVVLALGVPPLIFYAARKPSWDQRTADEKSTFDDVLVNPPAAANAADAPATPGAAAGGAPPAG
- a CDS encoding glycine betaine ABC transporter substrate-binding protein, which produces MKKRMLTGALALGAVSALALSGCAAGAEAETLENGDQKDVTIAVFNGWDEGVAASELWKAVLTEQGYDVTLEYADPAPVYTGLTTDDYDVTLDTWLPITHADYIEQYGDDLVDLGAWNEDAKLTIAVNEDAPIDSLEELAANADLFGNQLVGIEPGSGLNRVTTDEVIPTYGLDSMDYVTSSTPAMLAELTAATKNGENIAVTLWRPHWAYDAFPLKDLEDPEGTLGDAEGIHSFGGKSFEENYPTLAGWLKDFQMDSELLFSLENAMFNSDADSDDYAPVVEQWIADNRDYVDTLTK
- a CDS encoding YrhK family protein, with translation MAAPEQRIGARVPRPRRLRREAWGFAVGSLCFLVGAIPFYAEWVGGVGVGITFFVGSVFFTLAAFIQLSLSGRRVPRGGTSHADFWDWWAAAVQFAGTLCFNVSTAVALAAAVADPTKLGAGWRPDAFGSVAFLAASAFAIMATKDRGQLWDRDARTWHGTWLNMLGSIAFAVSAVGAYVDPDTGTLTSMFWANLGTLLGALCFLLAALLSRRTIGEEPAPTE
- the rpmB gene encoding 50S ribosomal protein L28 — translated: MAAVCQVTGAVPGFGHNISHSHRRTKRRFDPNVQKKTYFVPSLRRSITINVSAKGIKVIDARGIEAVVKDMQARGVKL